One Felis catus isolate Fca126 chromosome D2, F.catus_Fca126_mat1.0, whole genome shotgun sequence DNA window includes the following coding sequences:
- the LOC101100756 gene encoding BRCA2 and CDKN1A-interacting protein isoform X2 gives MASRAKRRALGSGAPRVPGVPVPRDEEEEEDEVEDEDEDDEDSDEEEDEDDESVDEEVNVEFEAYSISDNDYDGIKKLLQQLFLKAPVNIAELTDLLIQQNHIGSVIKQTDVSEDSDDDVDEDEIFGFISLLNLTERKGTRCAEQIKELILSSCEKSCGKSSVEQLDALFNDASKPVGFLLSERFINVPPQIALPMHQQLRKELAEAHRTNKPCGECSFYLLISKTFVEAGKNNPKKKWSSQGKDELMFANAEEEFFYEATLKFNYSVQEESDTCLGGRWSFDDVPMKPLRTVMLIPGDKMDEIMGKLKEHLSL, from the exons ATGGCGTCCAGGGCCAAGCGGCGTGCCTTGGGTAGTGGGGCTCCGCGGGTTCCAGGTGTTCCGGTCCCGCGAGacgaggaagaagaggaagatgaagtGGAGGACGAGGACGAAGACGATGAAGACAGTGACGAAGAAGAGGATGAAGACGACGAGAGCGTCGACGAG GAAGTGAACGTTGAATTTGAAGCGTATTCCATCTCAGATAACGATTATGACGGAATTAAGAAGTTACTGCAGCAG cttTTCCTGAAGGCTCCTGTGAACATTGCAGAACTAACTGATCTCTTAATTCAACAAAACCACATCGGGAGTGTGATTAAG CAAACGGATGTTTCAGAAGACAGTGACGACGATGTGGACGAAGATGAGATTTTCGGATTCATAAGTCTTTTAAATTTAACGGAAAGAAAG GGTACGCGGTGTGCTGAACAAATTAAAGAGTTGATCCTGAGCTCCTGTGAGAAGAGCTGTGGGAAGAGCTCGGTTGAACAGCTGGACGCGCTTTTCAACGACGCCTCCAAGCCCGTGGGCTTTCTCCTCAGCGAGAGGTTCATTAACGTTCCTCCTCAGATCGCGCTGCCCATGCACCAGCAGCTCCG GAAAGAACTGGCAGAGGCACACAGGACGAACAAGCCGTGTGGAGAGTGTTCCTTCTACCTTCTGATCAGCAAGACGTTTGTGGAAGCTGGAAAAAACAATCCCAAAAAGAAATGGAGCAGCCAAGGGAAAGATGAGTTAATGTTTGCAAATGCAGAGGAAGAATTTTTCTATGAG GCAACCTTGAAGTTCAACTACTCGGTGCAGGAAGAGAGCGACACCTGTCTGGGAGGCAGGTGGTCCTTTGACGACGTCCCGATGAAGCCCTTGCGAACTGTGATGTTGATTCCAGGTGACAAGATGGACGAAATCATGGGTAAACTGAAagagcatctctctctctga
- the LOC101100756 gene encoding BRCA2 and CDKN1A-interacting protein isoform X1, with product MASRAKRRALGSGAPRVPGVPVPRDEEEEEDEVEDEDEDDEDSDEEEDEDDESVDEEVNVEFEAYSISDNDYDGIKKLLQQLFLKAPVNIAELTDLLIQQNHIGSVIKQTDVSEDSDDDVDEDEIFGFISLLNLTERKGTRCAEQIKELILSSCEKSCGKSSVEQLDALFNDASKPVGFLLSERFINVPPQIALPMHQQLRKELAEAHRTNKPCGECSFYLLISKTFVEAGKNNPKKKWSSQGKDELMFANAEEEFFYEKATLKFNYSVQEESDTCLGGRWSFDDVPMKPLRTVMLIPGDKMDEIMGKLKEHLSL from the exons ATGGCGTCCAGGGCCAAGCGGCGTGCCTTGGGTAGTGGGGCTCCGCGGGTTCCAGGTGTTCCGGTCCCGCGAGacgaggaagaagaggaagatgaagtGGAGGACGAGGACGAAGACGATGAAGACAGTGACGAAGAAGAGGATGAAGACGACGAGAGCGTCGACGAG GAAGTGAACGTTGAATTTGAAGCGTATTCCATCTCAGATAACGATTATGACGGAATTAAGAAGTTACTGCAGCAG cttTTCCTGAAGGCTCCTGTGAACATTGCAGAACTAACTGATCTCTTAATTCAACAAAACCACATCGGGAGTGTGATTAAG CAAACGGATGTTTCAGAAGACAGTGACGACGATGTGGACGAAGATGAGATTTTCGGATTCATAAGTCTTTTAAATTTAACGGAAAGAAAG GGTACGCGGTGTGCTGAACAAATTAAAGAGTTGATCCTGAGCTCCTGTGAGAAGAGCTGTGGGAAGAGCTCGGTTGAACAGCTGGACGCGCTTTTCAACGACGCCTCCAAGCCCGTGGGCTTTCTCCTCAGCGAGAGGTTCATTAACGTTCCTCCTCAGATCGCGCTGCCCATGCACCAGCAGCTCCG GAAAGAACTGGCAGAGGCACACAGGACGAACAAGCCGTGTGGAGAGTGTTCCTTCTACCTTCTGATCAGCAAGACGTTTGTGGAAGCTGGAAAAAACAATCCCAAAAAGAAATGGAGCAGCCAAGGGAAAGATGAGTTAATGTTTGCAAATGCAGAGGAAGAATTTTTCTATGAG AAGGCAACCTTGAAGTTCAACTACTCGGTGCAGGAAGAGAGCGACACCTGTCTGGGAGGCAGGTGGTCCTTTGACGACGTCCCGATGAAGCCCTTGCGAACTGTGATGTTGATTCCAGGTGACAAGATGGACGAAATCATGGGTAAACTGAAagagcatctctctctctga
- the LOC101100756 gene encoding BRCA2 and CDKN1A-interacting protein isoform X3 has product MASRAKRRALGSGAPRVPGVPVPRDEEEEEDEVEDEDEDDEDSDEEEDEDDESVDEEVNVEFEAYSISDNDYDGIKKLLQQLFLKAPVNIAELTDLLIQQNHIGSVIKGTRCAEQIKELILSSCEKSCGKSSVEQLDALFNDASKPVGFLLSERFINVPPQIALPMHQQLRKELAEAHRTNKPCGECSFYLLISKTFVEAGKNNPKKKWSSQGKDELMFANAEEEFFYEKATLKFNYSVQEESDTCLGGRWSFDDVPMKPLRTVMLIPGDKMDEIMGKLKEHLSL; this is encoded by the exons ATGGCGTCCAGGGCCAAGCGGCGTGCCTTGGGTAGTGGGGCTCCGCGGGTTCCAGGTGTTCCGGTCCCGCGAGacgaggaagaagaggaagatgaagtGGAGGACGAGGACGAAGACGATGAAGACAGTGACGAAGAAGAGGATGAAGACGACGAGAGCGTCGACGAG GAAGTGAACGTTGAATTTGAAGCGTATTCCATCTCAGATAACGATTATGACGGAATTAAGAAGTTACTGCAGCAG cttTTCCTGAAGGCTCCTGTGAACATTGCAGAACTAACTGATCTCTTAATTCAACAAAACCACATCGGGAGTGTGATTAAG GGTACGCGGTGTGCTGAACAAATTAAAGAGTTGATCCTGAGCTCCTGTGAGAAGAGCTGTGGGAAGAGCTCGGTTGAACAGCTGGACGCGCTTTTCAACGACGCCTCCAAGCCCGTGGGCTTTCTCCTCAGCGAGAGGTTCATTAACGTTCCTCCTCAGATCGCGCTGCCCATGCACCAGCAGCTCCG GAAAGAACTGGCAGAGGCACACAGGACGAACAAGCCGTGTGGAGAGTGTTCCTTCTACCTTCTGATCAGCAAGACGTTTGTGGAAGCTGGAAAAAACAATCCCAAAAAGAAATGGAGCAGCCAAGGGAAAGATGAGTTAATGTTTGCAAATGCAGAGGAAGAATTTTTCTATGAG AAGGCAACCTTGAAGTTCAACTACTCGGTGCAGGAAGAGAGCGACACCTGTCTGGGAGGCAGGTGGTCCTTTGACGACGTCCCGATGAAGCCCTTGCGAACTGTGATGTTGATTCCAGGTGACAAGATGGACGAAATCATGGGTAAACTGAAagagcatctctctctctga